One genomic segment of Hordeum vulgare subsp. vulgare chromosome 2H, MorexV3_pseudomolecules_assembly, whole genome shotgun sequence includes these proteins:
- the LOC123428015 gene encoding protein IQ-DOMAIN 32 has product MTKSKNGCLKILCGGAGSDATAGSDPETDAHADESKAISDKSRWSFRRRSTRHRVLKNSDISEPETLSSSKAKADVAPSNNVYSSTYSYSSEKPLHLEKPDEKIVLQEKLDEKSVHEEKPDEKQTEETTEKPVDQIIERSIEQPDEKITETPSKEPAERMPEKPVEEPAEEDVEKLDEKPDESISVSATEVKQDETASLVDSSIPDPEEDHVESAAIVIQSGIRTYNAKQELSNHKDLVKLQAVIRGHLVRRQAAESLQCLLAIVKTQGLVRTHQAQQSSGRFQDTLVRSSSEKLLHNGFALKLMDSMSTSKSMNIRCDASETDATWKWMERWTTLILPTTEGHLLENAENSGLVVEKMEEDAQHEEKAVPLDSDISFPKLAPDDVEETLRPSDSSAFVEETLRSSDSSGLEAPDRDPEETSLLEIKCDSAPELIEKVDDDAEQLTDSKTENVVEQSFDFSGQQSTQTNPSREPSPVPEKSEYPSEDVMGNLEQSPEMEARSAARKACNPAFAAAQMKFEELTSAVSRSNSSSFLDAPSKPKVHTPRSLGGTSPKQNIETVVPGSAVGHDAKIIPAASECGTEISISSTLDSPDRSEADGGEIVMEMGALGGRNYASENAEKDTHVLHSEVKDTSEEVVQPEKEEELNGDVPNPAIATDPVLDQAHVGSGKPDLHDQIEESIGSYAKSPEGTPMSRTTFAESQCTPSSEVSVNTNKSKSKSKKSKSHASRRSLTSPSSNSVGRSSTDNLSKDYKHAKRESSGKVAKSENADQEPRMSNSTPLPSYMQFTESARAKAAALSPKLSPDVQDNNPRKRHSLPITNGKNETSPRMQRSSSQAQQNVKSSVAVPHNPSDKRWNI; this is encoded by the exons ATGACCAAGTCCAAGAACGGCTGCCTCAAGATCCTCTGCGGCGGCGCCGGATCCGACGCCACCGCCGGCTCCgaccccgagaccgacgcccacgCCGACGAG AGCAAGGCCATCTCAGATAAAAGCAGATGGAGCTTTCGAAGGAGGTCTACAAGGCACCGAGTTCTGAAGAATTCTGATATATCCGAGCCTGAAACTCTAAGTTCGAGCAAAGCAAAAGCTGATGTTGCTCCAAGCAACAATGTCTACTCTTCAACATACTCTTATTCCTCAGAGAAGCCCCTGCATCTAGAGAAGCCAGATGAGAAGATTGTGCTTCAAGAGAAGCTAGATGAGAAGTctgtgcacgaagagaagcccgaTGAAAAGCAGACAGAGGAGACAACTGAAAAGCCAGTAGACCAGATAATTGAAAGGTCAATTGAACAGCCAGATGAAAAGATAACTGAGACACCAAGCAAAGAGCCGGCCGAAAGGATGCCCGAAAAACCAGTTGAAGAGCCAGCTGAAGAGGATGTTGAGAAACTTGATGAAAAGCCAGATGAAAGTATCTCTGTTTCAGCAACTGAGGTGAAGCAGGATGAAACTGCCTCACTTGTTGATAGCAGCATTCCAGATCCCGAGGAAGATCATGTGGAGTCTGCTGCTATTGTCATTCAGTCTGGCATCAGAACGTACAAC GCAAAGCAAGAACTATCGAATCATAAGGATCTTGTGAAACTGCAAGCTGTGATACGTGGCCATCTAGTTAGGAGGCAGGCTGCAGAATCATTACAATGCTTGCTTGCTATTGTTAAAACTCAAGGGCTTGTCCGGACTCATCAAGCACAACAATCTTCAGGGAGGTTTCAG GATACTTTGGTCCGTTCTTCAAGTGAGAAGTTGCTTCACAATGGATTTGCTCTCAAG CTCATGGACAGCATGTCAACTTCCAAATCCATGAACATAAgatgtgatgcttctgaaactgatgcTACCTGGAAATGGATGGAGAGGTGGACAACTCTGATTCTGCCAACCACTGAAGGCCACTTGCTTGAAAATGCAGAAAATAGTGGGCTGGTGGTTGAAAAGATGGAAGAAGATGCTCAGCATGAAGAAAAGGCTGTCCCTTTGGACTCAGACATTTCTTTCCCCAAGTTAGCGCCTGATGATGTGGAAGAGACACTAAGGCCATCTGATTCTAGTGCCTTTGTGGAAGAGACACTAAGGTCATCTGATTCTAGTGGACTAGAGGCTCCTGACCGTGACCCAGAGGAAACCTCTTTGTTGGAAATCAAATGTGATTCTGCACCAGAGTTGATCGAAAAGGTCGATGATGATGCCGAACAGTTGACTGATTCAAAAACAGAGAATGTCGTGGAGCAGTCTTTCGACTTCTCTGGTCAGCAATCTACCCAAACTAATCCATCAAGGGAACCCAGTCCTGTTCCTGAAAAATCTGAATACCCCAGTGAGGATGTTATGGGTAATCTTGAGCAGTCACCGGAGATGGAAGCTAGAAGTGCAGCAAGAAAGGCCTGCAATCCAGCATTTGCTGCTGCACAGATGAAATTCGAAGAGCTGACTTCAGCAGTCAGTAGGTCCAACAGTTCATCTTTTCTGGATGCACCAAGCAAACCGAAGGTGCACACTCCCCGTTCACTGGGAGGTACCTCACCCAAGCAAAATATTGAAACAGTCGTACCCGGAAGCGCAGTTGGTCATGATGCTAAAATCATACCTGCTGCTTCAGAATGTGGGACTGAGATTTCAATTTCATCTACACTTGACTCGCCAGATAGATCAGAGGCTGATGGTGGTGAGATTGTAATGGAGATGGGAGCTCTTGGAGGTCGGAACTACGCCAGTGAGAATGCTGAGAAAGATACCCATGTTTTACATTCTGAAGTGAAGGACACCTCCGAAGAAGTCGTCCAGCCCGAGAAAGAGGAAGAATTGAATGGTGATGTTCCTAACCCTGCCATTGCCACAGATCCTGTCCTTGACCAAGCACATGTTGGATCAGGAAAGCCAGATTTGCATGACCAAATAGAGGAGTCTATAGGATCTTATGCCAAGTCACCTGAGGGAACTCCCATGAGCCGAACCACTTTCGCGGAATCGCAATGCACACCATCAAGTGAGGTCTCTGTCAATACCAACAAGAGCAAGAGCAAGAGCAAAAAATCGAAGTCTCATGCAAGCAGAAGGTCCCTGACTAGTCCCAGCAGCAATTCAGTCGGCCGAAGCAGCACGGATAACCTGTCAAAGGATTATAAGCATGCGAAGAGAGAGAGCTCAGGCAAGGTTGCCAAGTCTGAAAACGCTGATCAAGAACCTCGCATGAGCAACAGCACTCCATTGCCAAGTTACATGCAGTTCACAGAATCTGCAAGAGCAAAGGCGGCCGCTCTATCCCCGAAGTTAAGCCCAGACGTGCAAGACAACAACCCGAGGAAGAGGCATTCTTTGCCCATCACAAACGGTAAAAACGAGACATCTCCTCGCATGCAACGGTCATCTTCCCAGGCTCAGCAAAATGTGAAGAGCAGCGTTGCTGTTCCTCACAATCCATCTG ATAAGAGGTGGAATATATGA